The Pseudomonas eucalypticola genome has a window encoding:
- a CDS encoding efflux RND transporter periplasmic adaptor subunit — MRNSITKKLLLALLIIALLGAALFYWKRPEHKATSVAAIPVRVIQVQRQDVAKSLSGIGTVQSLQSVTIRPQIDGILSKLAVKEGQWVKQGDLLASIDDRAIRANLDQARAQLGQSQAQLQVAGVNLKRYKDLSVDNGVSRQTLDQQQALFDQLKATIQGNQAAIAAAQVQLSYTQIRSPVTGRVGIRTVDEGNFLRVTDTQGLFTVTQIDPISVEFALPQQSLPILQALVHGNQQAPVKAFVDGDHDNGTLLGQGHLTLIDNQVSASTGTIRAKAEFDNGAQKLWPGQLVNISVQSELLRGALVVPPQVVQRGIDNHYVYRVKAEAVESVPVKIAYQDSNLTVIEGVAAGDTLVSDGQSRLKPGSHIEVVHPQQADVADRASEPQP; from the coding sequence ATGCGCAACTCGATAACAAAAAAACTGCTGTTGGCCCTGCTCATCATCGCCCTCCTCGGCGCTGCCCTGTTCTACTGGAAACGCCCGGAACACAAGGCCACCAGCGTGGCCGCGATACCTGTGCGGGTGATCCAGGTGCAGCGCCAGGACGTGGCGAAGTCGCTGTCTGGGATTGGCACGGTGCAATCGCTGCAAAGCGTCACCATCCGCCCACAGATCGACGGCATTCTCAGCAAGCTCGCGGTCAAGGAAGGCCAATGGGTAAAACAGGGCGACCTGCTGGCCAGCATCGATGACCGCGCCATCCGCGCCAACCTCGACCAGGCCCGCGCGCAACTGGGGCAAAGCCAGGCGCAGTTGCAGGTAGCCGGGGTCAACCTCAAGCGCTACAAGGACCTGAGCGTGGATAACGGCGTCTCGCGCCAGACCCTCGACCAGCAGCAAGCGCTGTTCGACCAGCTGAAGGCCACCATTCAAGGCAACCAGGCCGCCATCGCCGCCGCTCAGGTTCAGTTGTCCTACACCCAGATCCGCTCGCCAGTGACTGGCCGCGTGGGTATTCGCACCGTGGATGAAGGCAACTTCCTGCGTGTCACCGACACCCAGGGCCTGTTCACCGTGACCCAGATCGATCCTATTTCGGTGGAGTTCGCGCTGCCCCAGCAAAGCCTGCCGATCCTCCAGGCGCTGGTGCACGGCAACCAGCAAGCGCCGGTAAAAGCCTTCGTCGACGGCGACCATGACAATGGCACCTTGCTCGGCCAGGGGCACCTGACCCTGATCGACAACCAAGTATCGGCCAGCACTGGCACCATCCGCGCCAAAGCCGAGTTCGACAACGGGGCGCAGAAGCTCTGGCCTGGCCAACTGGTGAACATCAGCGTGCAGAGCGAGCTGTTGCGCGGTGCGCTGGTAGTGCCGCCGCAGGTAGTCCAGCGCGGCATCGACAACCACTACGTCTACCGGGTCAAGGCCGAGGCGGTGGAGTCGGTGCCCGTCAAGATTGCCTACCAGGACAGCAACCTCACGGTGATCGAAGGTGTTGCCGCCGGTGACACCCTGGTCAGTGACGGCCAGTCGCGGCTCAAGCCCGGCAGCCATATCGAGGTGGTCCACCCGCAACAGGCCGATGTCGCCGACCGTGCATCGGAGCCACAGCCATGA
- a CDS encoding GNAT family N-acetyltransferase, whose amino-acid sequence MLRKALGAEQAVPRWPQGGELRPWSPASAPAAHALLLATGQLEPSLDCAQWLEQLQADPEVCPRLCLSVFDASGLAGFAMGWASTFIRHLAVQPHARRHGLGAALLTQLFFLYSQRGEAFVDLTLRADNTDARRLYARAGMFEFRRYTL is encoded by the coding sequence ATGCTGCGCAAGGCCCTGGGGGCCGAACAAGCGGTACCCCGCTGGCCCCAAGGCGGCGAGTTGCGGCCCTGGAGCCCGGCCAGCGCGCCGGCAGCCCATGCCCTGCTGCTGGCCACCGGGCAGCTGGAGCCCAGCCTGGACTGCGCGCAATGGCTGGAGCAGCTTCAGGCTGACCCGGAAGTTTGCCCTCGGCTATGCCTGAGTGTGTTCGACGCTAGCGGCCTGGCGGGTTTTGCCATGGGCTGGGCCAGCACCTTCATCCGCCATTTGGCCGTGCAACCCCATGCGCGCCGGCACGGCCTGGGCGCTGCGCTCCTGACCCAGTTGTTCTTTCTCTATAGCCAGCGAGGCGAAGCCTTTGTCGACCTGACCCTGCGCGCCGACAACACCGACGCCCGGCGCCTGTATGCCCGGGCGGGCATGTTTGAATTTCGTCGATATACTCTGTAA
- a CDS encoding heavy metal response regulator transcription factor: protein MRILIIEDEEKTADYLYRGLTEQGFTVDVAPDGIEGLHLALESDYAVIVLDVMLPGLDGYGVLRALRARKQTPVIMLTARERVEDRIRGLREGADDYLGKPFSFLELVARLQALTRRSGGHEPVQVSVADLWIDLISRKASRGGQRLDLTAKEFSLLSVLARRQGEILSKTAIAELVWDINFDSDTNVVEVAIKRLRAKLDGPFEEKLLHTIRGMGYVLESRREY, encoded by the coding sequence ATGCGTATCCTGATTATCGAAGACGAAGAAAAGACCGCCGACTACCTGTACCGCGGTCTCACCGAACAAGGCTTTACCGTGGATGTGGCCCCGGACGGCATCGAAGGACTGCACCTGGCCCTGGAGAGCGACTACGCGGTGATCGTCCTTGACGTGATGCTGCCCGGCCTGGACGGCTACGGCGTACTGCGCGCCTTGCGTGCGCGCAAACAGACCCCGGTGATCATGCTTACCGCCCGCGAACGGGTGGAAGACCGCATTCGCGGCCTGCGCGAAGGCGCCGACGACTACCTGGGCAAACCCTTTTCGTTCCTGGAACTGGTGGCGCGGCTGCAGGCGCTGACCCGGCGCAGCGGCGGCCACGAACCGGTGCAGGTCAGCGTCGCCGACCTGTGGATCGACCTGATCAGCCGCAAGGCCAGCCGCGGCGGCCAACGCCTGGACCTGACCGCCAAGGAATTCTCCCTGCTCAGCGTACTGGCCCGGCGTCAAGGTGAGATCCTGTCGAAAACCGCCATTGCCGAGCTGGTGTGGGACATCAACTTCGACAGCGACACCAACGTCGTCGAGGTGGCCATCAAGCGGCTGCGGGCCAAACTCGACGGTCCGTTCGAGGAAAAGCTGCTGCACACCATCCGCGGCATGGGTTATGTGCTGGAGAGCCGGCGTGAGTACTGA
- a CDS encoding multidrug efflux RND transporter permease subunit, with protein MSVRGGVSGWCIDHPVATLLLTFALVLLGSIAFPRLAVAPLPEAEFPTIQVSATLPGASPQTMASSVATPLEVQFSAIPGVSQMTSTSALGTTNLTLQFTLDKSIDTAAQEVQAAINTAAGLLPKDMPTLPTWKKVNPADSPVLIYSISSSQMPGTELSDYAESLLARQISQIEGVGLVNITGQQRPAIRVQASADKLAAIGLTLADVRVALQNTSLNLAKGALYSDSSVSTFSANDQLFEPADYSQVIISYKDGAPVHLTDVAKIIHGSENAYVQAWSGDQPGLNLVITRQPGANIVDTVERVQAALPGLQALLPASVKVTTLIDRTRTIRASLHEVETTLLIAVLLVVAVMALFLRQWSATLIVSSVLAVSLVASFALMYALGFSLNNLTLVAIVVAVGFVVDDAIVVVENIHRHLEAGESMRDAAVKGAGEIGFTVVSISFSLVAAFIPLLFMGGVVGRLFKEFALTATSTILISVVVSLTLAPTLAAKFMRAPAHKPDAKPGFSERLLAGYEHYLRKALAHQRLMLGIFGLSVALAACGYVLIPKGFFPVQDTGFVLGTTEAAADVSYPDMIKKHLELAKIVGADPAVMAYSHSVGVTGSNQTIANGRFWIALKDRGDRDVSASEFIDRLRPKLARVPGIVLYLRAGQDINLSSGPSRAQYQYVLKSNDGPTLNLWAQRLTDKLRSLPAFRDLSNDLQLGGSITHISIDRSAAARFGLSTADVDQALYDAFGQRQINEFQTETNQYKVVLELDAAQRGKAESLNYFYLRSPLTNEMVPLSALARVDAPTTGPLSIAHDGMFPAANLSFNLAPGVALGDAVQILNRAQGEIGMPASITGTFQGAAQAFQSSLASQPWLILAALVAVYIILGVLYESFVHPLTIISTLPSAGLGALIMLWLCGQDFSIMALIGLVLLIGIVKKNGILMVDFALEAQRQEGLSPRDAIFKACLTRFRPIIMTTLAALLGALPLMFGFGAGAELRQPLGMAVVGGLLVSQALTLFTTPVIYLQLERLFHRREVATAPALPAGH; from the coding sequence ATGAGCGTACGCGGCGGCGTTTCGGGGTGGTGCATCGACCACCCAGTGGCAACCCTGCTGTTGACCTTCGCCCTGGTGTTGCTGGGGAGCATCGCCTTCCCGCGCCTGGCGGTGGCGCCACTGCCGGAGGCGGAGTTCCCCACCATTCAGGTCAGCGCCACCCTGCCCGGCGCCAGCCCCCAGACCATGGCGTCATCGGTGGCGACGCCACTGGAAGTACAGTTCAGCGCCATTCCCGGGGTGTCGCAAATGACCTCCACCAGCGCCCTGGGCACGACCAACCTGACGCTGCAGTTCACGCTGGACAAGAGCATCGACACCGCCGCCCAGGAAGTGCAGGCCGCCATCAATACGGCGGCCGGCCTGCTGCCCAAGGACATGCCAACCCTGCCGACCTGGAAAAAGGTCAACCCGGCGGACAGCCCGGTGCTCATCTATAGCATCAGTTCTTCGCAGATGCCCGGTACCGAGCTGAGCGACTACGCCGAGTCGCTGCTGGCCCGGCAGATCAGCCAGATCGAGGGCGTGGGCCTGGTCAACATTACCGGCCAGCAACGCCCGGCGATTCGCGTGCAAGCGTCGGCGGACAAGCTGGCCGCCATCGGCCTGACCCTGGCCGATGTTCGCGTGGCGCTGCAGAACACCAGCTTGAACCTGGCCAAGGGTGCGCTGTACAGCGACTCCAGCGTTTCCACGTTCTCGGCCAACGACCAGCTGTTCGAACCGGCGGACTACTCCCAAGTGATTATTTCCTACAAGGACGGTGCGCCGGTGCACCTCACCGACGTGGCGAAAATCATCCACGGTTCAGAAAACGCCTACGTGCAGGCGTGGTCGGGCGACCAGCCTGGCCTGAACCTGGTCATCACTCGCCAGCCCGGGGCCAATATCGTCGACACCGTGGAGCGGGTGCAGGCCGCCCTCCCCGGCCTGCAAGCCTTGTTGCCGGCTTCGGTGAAGGTGACCACGCTGATCGACCGAACCCGTACCATCCGCGCCTCGCTGCATGAAGTGGAAACCACCTTGCTGATCGCCGTGCTGCTGGTGGTAGCGGTGATGGCGCTGTTCCTGCGCCAATGGTCGGCCACGCTCATCGTCTCCAGCGTGCTGGCGGTGTCGCTGGTCGCCAGCTTCGCGCTGATGTACGCCTTGGGGTTCAGCCTCAACAATTTGACGCTGGTGGCCATCGTGGTAGCGGTAGGGTTCGTGGTGGACGATGCCATCGTGGTGGTGGAGAACATCCACCGCCACCTGGAGGCTGGCGAGAGCATGCGCGATGCCGCGGTCAAGGGCGCCGGGGAGATCGGCTTCACGGTGGTGTCCATCAGCTTTTCACTGGTCGCCGCCTTCATTCCACTCTTGTTCATGGGTGGCGTGGTGGGCCGTTTGTTCAAGGAGTTCGCCCTCACGGCCACCTCCACCATCCTGATTTCCGTGGTGGTGTCGCTGACCCTGGCCCCTACCCTGGCGGCCAAGTTCATGCGCGCGCCGGCTCACAAACCCGATGCGAAGCCAGGCTTCAGCGAACGCCTGCTGGCCGGCTACGAGCACTACCTGCGCAAGGCCCTGGCGCACCAGCGCTTGATGCTGGGCATCTTCGGCCTGTCCGTGGCCCTGGCGGCGTGTGGCTACGTGCTGATCCCCAAGGGCTTCTTCCCCGTGCAGGACACCGGTTTCGTGCTGGGCACCACCGAGGCCGCGGCCGACGTGTCCTACCCCGACATGATCAAGAAGCACCTGGAACTGGCGAAGATCGTCGGCGCCGACCCGGCGGTGATGGCTTACTCGCATTCGGTGGGCGTAACCGGCAGCAACCAGACCATCGCCAACGGCCGGTTCTGGATCGCCCTGAAGGATCGAGGGGACCGTGACGTCTCGGCCAGCGAGTTCATCGACCGTTTGCGGCCGAAACTGGCCAGGGTGCCTGGCATTGTCCTGTATCTGCGTGCCGGCCAGGACATCAACCTGAGCTCCGGCCCCAGCCGCGCCCAATACCAATACGTGCTCAAAAGCAACGATGGGCCCACGCTGAACCTGTGGGCCCAGCGCCTGACCGATAAACTGCGCTCGCTGCCGGCCTTTCGCGACCTGTCCAACGACCTGCAACTGGGTGGCAGTATTACCCACATCAGCATCGACCGCAGCGCCGCCGCGCGTTTTGGCCTGAGTACCGCCGACGTTGACCAGGCCCTGTACGATGCCTTCGGCCAACGCCAGATCAACGAATTCCAGACCGAGACCAACCAGTACAAAGTGGTCCTGGAACTGGACGCGGCCCAACGCGGCAAAGCCGAAAGCCTGAACTACTTTTACCTGCGCTCGCCGCTGACCAACGAAATGGTCCCCCTCTCGGCCCTGGCCCGGGTGGATGCGCCCACCACCGGGCCCCTTTCTATCGCCCACGACGGCATGTTCCCGGCCGCCAACCTGTCTTTCAACCTGGCCCCTGGCGTGGCCCTCGGCGACGCGGTGCAGATCCTCAACCGCGCCCAGGGCGAAATCGGCATGCCGGCGTCTATCACCGGGACCTTCCAGGGCGCCGCGCAGGCCTTCCAGAGCTCCCTGGCCAGCCAACCCTGGTTGATCCTGGCGGCCCTGGTGGCGGTGTACATCATTCTGGGGGTGCTGTACGAAAGCTTCGTGCACCCACTGACCATTATCTCCACACTGCCCTCGGCGGGCCTCGGGGCGTTGATCATGCTGTGGCTATGCGGCCAGGACTTCTCGATCATGGCGCTGATCGGCCTGGTGCTGCTGATCGGTATCGTCAAGAAAAATGGCATCCTGATGGTCGACTTCGCCCTTGAAGCCCAGCGCCAAGAGGGCCTTTCGCCCCGGGACGCCATCTTCAAGGCCTGCCTGACGCGCTTCCGGCCCATCATCATGACCACTCTCGCCGCGTTGCTCGGCGCGCTGCCGCTGATGTTCGGTTTCGGTGCCGGCGCCGAGCTGCGCCAGCCGCTGGGCATGGCGGTGGTGGGCGGGCTGCTGGTGAGCCAGGCGCTGACACTGTTCACCACGCCGGTCATATACTTGCAGCTGGAACGGCTATTTCACCGGCGCGAGGTGGCAACTGCCCCGGCGCTGCCAGCCGGCCATTGA
- a CDS encoding heavy metal sensor histidine kinase: MSTDSIAVRLSALFTLVAMVIFLLIGWALYRQVDKSVGLLPEAELDARYSVLESVLTRDGSPERWAKIVAKLKLLEEEDRRLHFWVVSANPAFEYGNPDQQVRAFAQGNTGKRDLTLADHAYPLKVLVNTLPAVDQRPPLHFLAAIETDTFSQTQQTLLTALVSFAALGVLLATGLGHWAARVGLRPLGRLSREAQKLAPPRLSGRLQLTSLPPELAQFAAAFNSSLERVDQAYGRLEAFNADVAHELRSPLTNLIGQTQVALTRGRSAEHYFEVLQSNLEELERLRSIINDMLFLASADQGSKATQLTASSLAEEVATTVEYLDFILEDAQISVRVSGDALVHIERAHLRRALINLLNNAVQHTAAGQHIDVRIQSLGDHVDIEVSNPGPRINDEHLPMLFERFYRVDASRSNSGANHGLGLAIVKAIALMHGGAVFVRSENGANTFGISLPA; the protein is encoded by the coding sequence GTGAGTACTGACTCCATCGCCGTGCGCCTGAGCGCGCTGTTCACCCTGGTGGCCATGGTGATCTTCCTGCTGATCGGCTGGGCGCTGTACCGCCAGGTGGACAAGAGCGTGGGCCTGTTGCCCGAAGCCGAACTGGACGCGCGCTACAGCGTGCTGGAATCGGTACTGACCCGTGACGGCTCGCCCGAACGCTGGGCCAAGATCGTCGCCAAGCTCAAGCTGCTGGAGGAAGAAGACCGGCGCCTGCACTTCTGGGTGGTCAGCGCCAACCCGGCCTTCGAATATGGCAACCCTGACCAGCAGGTACGTGCCTTTGCCCAGGGCAACACCGGCAAGCGCGACCTGACCCTCGCCGACCACGCCTACCCGCTCAAGGTGCTGGTGAACACGTTGCCCGCGGTCGACCAACGCCCGCCCCTGCACTTCCTGGCAGCCATCGAAACCGATACGTTTTCGCAAACCCAGCAGACCTTGCTCACCGCCCTTGTCAGCTTCGCCGCCCTGGGTGTACTGCTGGCTACGGGGCTGGGCCACTGGGCCGCCCGCGTGGGTTTGCGGCCATTGGGGCGGCTGTCGCGCGAAGCACAGAAGCTCGCACCCCCACGGCTATCCGGGCGCCTGCAACTGACCTCCCTGCCGCCGGAGCTGGCCCAATTCGCGGCCGCCTTCAACTCATCGCTCGAACGGGTTGACCAGGCATATGGCCGCCTCGAAGCCTTCAACGCCGATGTCGCCCATGAACTGCGCTCGCCCCTGACCAACCTTATCGGCCAGACCCAGGTGGCGCTGACCCGCGGTCGTTCCGCCGAACATTATTTCGAGGTGCTGCAATCGAACCTCGAAGAACTGGAGCGCCTGCGCAGCATCATCAACGACATGCTGTTCCTGGCCAGTGCCGACCAGGGCAGCAAGGCCACGCAACTGACCGCCAGTTCCCTGGCCGAGGAAGTGGCCACCACCGTCGAGTACCTGGACTTCATTCTCGAGGACGCACAGATCAGCGTCCGGGTCAGCGGCGATGCCCTGGTCCACATCGAACGCGCGCACTTGCGGCGGGCGCTGATCAACCTGCTCAACAACGCCGTGCAACACACCGCTGCCGGCCAGCACATCGACGTGCGCATCCAGTCCCTGGGCGATCATGTGGACATCGAAGTCAGTAACCCGGGCCCGCGCATCAACGACGAACACCTGCCCATGTTGTTCGAGCGCTTTTACCGGGTGGATGCCTCGCGCAGCAACAGCGGCGCCAACCACGGCCTGGGCCTGGCCATCGTCAAGGCCATCGCCCTGATGCACGGTGGCGCTGTTTTCGTGCGCAGCGAGAATGGCGCCAACACCTTTGGCATCAGCCTTCCCGCTTGA
- the norR gene encoding nitric oxide reductase transcriptional regulator NorR has product MTAKPLLTALLPLVSDLSRDLPEQERYRRLLQALRTLLPCDATALLRLEGDALVPLAVDGLSTDTLGRRFKVSEHPRFEILLANPGPTRFDADTTLPDPYDGLVEGLHEDLHVHDCLGCPLFVDELPWGLLTLDALDPQRFDSLDLDALEAFASMAAATVTVAQRIDHLALRAENEHQRAEFYRQANGPLAREMIGQSPALKRLVAETQLVGSSDLTVLITGETGVGKELVAQAIHQASSRAGHPMISLNCAALPDTLVESELFGHVRGAFTGATSERRGKFELANGGTLFLDEVGELSLTVQAKLLRVLQSGQLQRLGSDREHRVDVRLIAATNRDLAEEVREGRYRADFYHRLSVYPLLVPPLRERGADVLLLSGFFLEQNRSRLGLNSLRLSSDAQQALLAYPWPGNVRELEHLIGRAALKALGQQGKRPPILTLSARDLGLRPREVPVAADESVDLPVATGDADLRQATDAFQRRLVEASLARHPGNWAAAARELGLDRANLNRLAKRLGLK; this is encoded by the coding sequence ATGACTGCCAAACCCCTCCTCACCGCCTTGCTGCCCCTGGTTTCGGACCTGTCCCGCGACCTGCCTGAACAGGAGCGCTACCGCCGCCTGCTACAGGCCTTGCGCACCCTGCTGCCCTGTGACGCCACCGCCCTGCTGCGGCTCGAGGGGGACGCCCTGGTCCCGCTCGCCGTCGATGGCCTGAGCACCGACACCTTGGGCCGACGCTTCAAGGTCAGCGAACACCCGCGCTTCGAGATTCTGCTGGCCAACCCCGGCCCGACCCGTTTCGATGCCGACACGACCCTGCCCGACCCCTACGACGGCCTGGTGGAAGGCCTGCACGAAGACCTGCACGTACATGACTGCCTGGGCTGCCCACTGTTCGTCGACGAACTGCCCTGGGGCCTGCTGACCCTCGACGCCCTGGACCCGCAGCGGTTCGACAGCCTCGACCTGGACGCCCTGGAGGCATTCGCCAGCATGGCCGCGGCGACCGTTACGGTGGCGCAACGCATCGACCACCTGGCGCTGCGCGCAGAGAACGAACACCAGCGCGCCGAGTTCTACCGCCAGGCCAATGGCCCGCTGGCACGGGAAATGATCGGCCAGAGCCCCGCCCTCAAACGCCTGGTGGCCGAGACCCAGTTGGTCGGCAGCAGCGACCTGACCGTGTTGATCACAGGCGAGACCGGGGTAGGCAAGGAGCTGGTGGCCCAGGCCATTCATCAAGCCTCCAGCCGTGCCGGGCACCCGATGATCAGCCTCAACTGCGCGGCCCTGCCCGATACCCTCGTGGAAAGCGAACTGTTTGGCCATGTGCGTGGCGCGTTCACTGGGGCCACGAGCGAGCGCCGGGGCAAGTTCGAACTGGCCAATGGCGGCACCCTGTTCCTGGATGAAGTGGGCGAACTGTCATTGACGGTGCAGGCCAAATTGCTGCGCGTGCTGCAAAGTGGCCAGTTGCAACGCCTGGGCTCTGACCGCGAGCACCGGGTGGATGTACGCCTGATCGCCGCGACCAACCGCGACCTGGCCGAAGAAGTGCGCGAAGGCCGTTACCGCGCCGACTTCTACCATCGCCTCAGCGTTTACCCGTTGCTGGTACCGCCCCTGCGCGAGCGCGGTGCGGATGTCTTGCTGTTGAGCGGCTTTTTCCTGGAACAGAACCGCTCCCGCCTGGGCCTCAATAGCCTGCGCCTGAGCAGTGACGCCCAGCAGGCGCTACTGGCCTACCCCTGGCCGGGCAATGTGCGGGAACTGGAACACCTGATAGGCCGCGCTGCACTCAAGGCCCTGGGACAGCAGGGCAAGCGCCCGCCTATCCTCACCCTGAGCGCCCGTGACCTGGGCCTGCGTCCCCGCGAAGTGCCCGTAGCCGCCGACGAATCGGTCGACCTGCCGGTAGCGACTGGCGATGCCGACCTGCGCCAGGCCACCGATGCGTTCCAGCGGCGCCTGGTCGAGGCCAGCCTGGCGCGGCACCCTGGAAACTGGGCAGCGGCGGCGCGAGAACTGGGCCTGGACCGTGCCAACCTCAACCGCCTGGCCAAGCGGCTGGGGCTCAAGTAA
- a CDS encoding chemotaxis protein: MSSKNARADSLSLLLFTLRSGKLMAINLLKVSEIIPMPSLTRLPESHPHVKGVATLRGNSLSVIDLSRAIGEQPLLDPNGGCLIVTDISRSKQGLHVQAVSKIVHCLTTDIRPPPYGAGLKSFITGVTRVDDKLVQVLDIEKVIHGITPAPIVAVPEQLDENDAQLLATAKILVVDDSQVALQQSVLTLRNLGLHCHTARSAREAIDLLLELQGTPEQINVLVSDIEMSEMDGYALTRTLRETPDYHDLYVLLHTSLDSKMNSEKARAAGANAVLTKFSSPELTQCLIRAARVVNGLDD; the protein is encoded by the coding sequence ATGTCGTCCAAGAATGCCCGCGCAGATTCACTTTCACTCCTGCTGTTTACCTTGCGCAGCGGCAAGCTGATGGCCATCAACCTGCTGAAAGTCAGCGAAATCATCCCGATGCCCTCCCTGACCCGGCTGCCCGAGTCGCACCCGCACGTCAAAGGCGTGGCGACCCTGCGCGGCAATTCGTTGTCGGTCATCGACCTCAGCCGAGCCATTGGTGAGCAACCTTTGCTGGACCCCAACGGCGGCTGCCTGATTGTCACCGACATCAGCCGCTCCAAACAGGGCCTGCATGTGCAGGCCGTGAGCAAGATCGTGCACTGCCTGACGACCGACATCCGCCCCCCGCCCTACGGCGCGGGCCTGAAATCATTCATCACAGGTGTCACACGGGTAGACGACAAGTTGGTGCAGGTGCTGGATATCGAGAAGGTCATCCACGGCATTACCCCGGCGCCCATCGTGGCCGTGCCCGAGCAACTGGATGAAAATGACGCGCAGTTGCTGGCCACTGCCAAGATTCTGGTGGTGGACGACAGCCAGGTGGCCCTGCAGCAATCGGTGCTGACCCTGCGCAACCTTGGCCTGCATTGCCACACCGCCCGCAGCGCCCGGGAGGCCATCGACCTGCTGCTGGAATTGCAGGGCACGCCCGAACAGATCAATGTGCTGGTGTCAGATATCGAGATGTCGGAAATGGACGGCTATGCGCTGACCCGCACCCTGCGCGAAACCCCTGACTATCATGACCTGTACGTGCTGCTGCACACCTCCCTGGACAGCAAGATGAACAGCGAGAAAGCCCGCGCCGCCGGCGCCAACGCGGTACTCACCAAGTTCTCCTCACCCGAGCTGACCCAGTGCCTGATTCGCGCCGCCCGCGTGGTCAACGGCCTGGACGACTGA
- a CDS encoding OprD family porin: MKSTFRFTPLFVALAATMSGAAFADDAPATNNQDGFIAGSSLTLDLKNYYFNHDRHDGKQDSKEWGQGFIGIFQSGFTEGTVGFGVDLNAMLGLKLDGGGGSGGSSILPTTASTKPDNLYGDAPDSFSSAGGAVKMRAFNTIVRAGDLFLNNPVIAGGSTRMLPMTFRGFEATNTSIDHLTLDAGQVSFDKLFNQSGNGRIGTYYGALPDGKESKHMDWAGGTYTGLPGVTTSLYASQLKDIWNQYYYDLDYTWALNDLVSLNPGFHYYHTQDSGQALLGPIDNNTFSLHLGVTVGHQTVTASMQKVNGNTPFDYIQDGDSIFLDNSQQYSDFNAPGEKSWKLQYAYDFVGWGLPGLTSAVSYTRGTMDLTKATQNPESGYSYYSADGKDAKHWERDVDLKYVVQEGPAKNLGVRLRWATNRGGDGYKAVDHNADEYRVIVDYPINIF; the protein is encoded by the coding sequence GTGAAATCGACATTCCGCTTTACCCCCCTTTTCGTTGCATTGGCTGCAACGATGTCCGGCGCCGCGTTCGCTGACGACGCCCCGGCCACCAACAACCAGGACGGTTTCATCGCCGGCTCCAGCCTGACGCTGGACCTCAAGAATTACTACTTCAACCACGACCGCCACGACGGCAAGCAGGACAGCAAGGAATGGGGCCAGGGCTTCATCGGCATCTTCCAGTCGGGCTTCACCGAAGGCACCGTGGGCTTTGGTGTAGACCTCAATGCCATGCTGGGCCTGAAACTGGACGGCGGTGGCGGTAGCGGTGGTTCGAGCATCCTGCCGACCACGGCTTCGACGAAACCCGACAACCTGTACGGCGATGCGCCGGACTCGTTCTCCTCGGCCGGCGGCGCAGTGAAGATGCGCGCCTTCAACACCATCGTCCGCGCCGGTGACCTGTTCCTCAACAACCCGGTCATCGCCGGCGGCTCGACCCGCATGCTGCCCATGACCTTCCGCGGCTTCGAGGCCACCAATACCAGCATCGACCACCTGACCCTGGACGCCGGCCAGGTCAGTTTCGACAAGCTGTTCAACCAGAGCGGCAATGGCCGCATCGGCACCTACTACGGTGCCCTGCCCGACGGCAAGGAAAGCAAGCACATGGACTGGGCGGGCGGCACCTACACCGGCCTGCCGGGCGTGACCACCAGCCTGTATGCTTCGCAGCTCAAGGACATCTGGAACCAGTACTACTACGACCTGGACTACACCTGGGCACTCAACGACCTGGTCAGCTTGAACCCCGGCTTCCACTACTACCACACCCAGGATAGCGGCCAGGCCCTGCTGGGGCCGATCGACAACAACACCTTCAGCCTGCACCTGGGCGTGACCGTGGGCCACCAGACCGTGACCGCGTCCATGCAGAAGGTCAACGGCAACACACCGTTCGACTACATCCAGGACGGCGACAGCATCTTCCTCGACAACTCGCAGCAGTATTCGGACTTCAACGCTCCCGGCGAGAAGTCGTGGAAGCTGCAATACGCTTATGACTTCGTGGGCTGGGGTTTGCCGGGCCTGACCTCGGCGGTGTCCTACACCCGCGGTACCATGGACCTGACCAAAGCCACTCAGAACCCGGAATCGGGCTACAGCTATTACAGCGCCGACGGCAAAGACGCCAAGCACTGGGAGCGCGACGTGGACCTCAAGTACGTGGTTCAGGAAGGCCCCGCCAAGAACTTGGGCGTGCGCCTGCGCTGGGCCACCAACCGGGGTGGCGACGGCTACAAGGCAGTGGACCACAATGCGGACGAATACCGGGTCATCGTTGATTACCCGATCAACATCTTCTAA